Proteins from one Oscillatoria nigro-viridis PCC 7112 genomic window:
- a CDS encoding class I SAM-dependent methyltransferase has translation MLNSNCQSRNKSVMFDAFATEYDFAATLQNQNDFFTNNLSASKGAALDIGCGSGILAFELAQYYDSVVAVDLSAKMLDIARQKRSAPNIEYIQMDASQLALDRQFDLIVSAATFHHLPNLPAALSSIKKLLNPHGKIVFLDNISEVETPATIGYILGAARDFRPDCSTYGFRNALRLLKFRLSPGWLKHLASDRYLSERRFRKIYGRCFPGCYFVKLGCFMGVIWEYL, from the coding sequence ATGCTGAATAGTAACTGCCAAAGTCGCAATAAATCTGTAATGTTTGATGCTTTTGCAACAGAATACGATTTCGCTGCCACCTTGCAAAACCAGAACGATTTTTTTACTAACAACCTATCTGCCAGCAAAGGTGCAGCATTAGATATTGGCTGCGGTTCGGGAATTCTGGCTTTTGAATTAGCCCAGTATTACGATAGTGTAGTCGCCGTCGATTTGTCAGCAAAAATGCTAGATATAGCCCGTCAAAAACGCTCAGCCCCCAATATCGAATACATCCAAATGGATGCCAGTCAATTAGCACTCGATCGCCAATTTGATTTAATAGTTAGTGCTGCTACTTTTCACCACCTGCCCAACCTCCCCGCCGCCCTCTCATCAATTAAAAAATTGTTAAATCCGCACGGAAAAATCGTCTTTCTAGATAATATATCGGAAGTCGAGACACCTGCTACAATAGGCTACATATTAGGTGCAGCGAGAGATTTTAGACCAGACTGTTCCACCTACGGATTTCGCAATGCTTTAAGATTATTAAAATTTCGATTGTCGCCTGGGTGGTTGAAGCATTTAGCTAGCGATAGATATTTGTCAGAACGGAGATTTAGAAAAATTTACGGTCGTTGCTTTCCGGGCTGTTATTTTGTAAAATTGGGTTGTTTTATGGGCGTAATCTGGGAATATTTGTAA
- a CDS encoding FAD-dependent oxidoreductase — MSQSTNSPLSQPVSRRTALKFLGVGAAGGLLGYSRFSKPEPAVFVQDSLDLPRILNQRKTVAVVGAGLAGLACAYELSQRGFAVTLLEKSPQLGGKIASWPIQVGNETFMMEHGFHGFFPQYYNLKSVVEELEITDNFVSLESYAVLFRDGKYKPEVFRPNHSAFPWNIVDLGISSPNRLKWGINLTKPAHWEVFREIGGFQTQKSFDRLDNISVADWVTGEFPRGLYDLYFLPFAKSSLNAPDELSAGELMQFFHFYFFGNPEGLAFNGTRQDMGTSLVQPIARAIESKGGKVLTDVAVSELRWENGKIDSLSYQSGDVQSKIPFWVKRNALLTDSNSTEYFGAGDSVFAAAPSGKEAISLSCTHQGCTVQKQNDGQFHCPCHGAVFDAEGRVVSGPAQRDLPRFKVVDEKADEVQLVSAANNSQTQNFAETLKADYYVFAADVPGIQHLFSLASGEVNPQVQSRIESLKIADPFAVGRFWFDREFPWEHSNFSSLSGYKLTDSITLYHKIQDQFIEWNQKTGGSVVELHAYCYKEKEFPNQQVLLATFEQELYEIVPELKEANMLHRELVNQKNFSGYPPGSYAERPETCCAVPNLLFAGDWVKMPFPCGLMERAVSSGLLAANAILYQEGLQRRSLLTVNPEGVLKI, encoded by the coding sequence ATGAGTCAATCAACCAATTCACCGCTATCCCAACCAGTTTCTCGAAGAACCGCCCTCAAATTCCTCGGAGTCGGTGCCGCCGGCGGGCTGCTGGGCTACTCTCGGTTTTCCAAGCCAGAGCCCGCCGTTTTTGTGCAAGATTCTCTTGACTTGCCGCGAATACTGAATCAGCGCAAAACCGTTGCAGTTGTCGGGGCAGGCTTGGCCGGGCTCGCCTGTGCTTACGAACTCTCCCAGCGGGGTTTCGCCGTAACATTGCTCGAGAAATCGCCCCAACTCGGCGGCAAAATTGCTAGTTGGCCGATTCAAGTCGGGAACGAAACTTTTATGATGGAACACGGTTTCCACGGTTTTTTTCCGCAATACTACAACCTCAAAAGTGTGGTTGAAGAACTAGAAATTACCGATAACTTTGTATCTTTAGAATCCTACGCCGTTCTGTTTCGAGACGGCAAATACAAACCCGAAGTTTTCCGTCCCAACCATTCAGCTTTCCCCTGGAATATAGTTGACTTGGGGATATCTTCTCCCAATCGGCTCAAGTGGGGAATCAATCTGACAAAACCCGCTCACTGGGAAGTGTTTCGAGAAATAGGCGGTTTTCAAACTCAAAAAAGTTTCGATCGCCTCGACAATATATCAGTTGCCGACTGGGTAACAGGTGAATTTCCGCGCGGACTTTATGACTTGTATTTTCTGCCTTTTGCCAAGTCCAGCCTCAACGCTCCCGACGAATTGAGCGCGGGAGAATTAATGCAATTCTTCCACTTTTACTTTTTCGGAAATCCAGAGGGTTTGGCCTTCAACGGCACGCGGCAAGATATGGGCACGAGTTTGGTGCAGCCTATTGCCAGAGCGATTGAAAGCAAAGGCGGCAAAGTATTAACAGATGTCGCAGTCAGTGAACTTCGCTGGGAAAACGGCAAGATTGATTCTCTGAGTTACCAGTCAGGAGACGTGCAAAGTAAAATACCTTTTTGGGTGAAGCGAAACGCGCTGTTAACTGACAGCAACTCTACCGAATATTTCGGCGCTGGGGACAGCGTATTTGCCGCGGCACCGTCGGGAAAAGAAGCAATTTCTCTGAGCTGCACTCACCAAGGCTGCACAGTTCAGAAACAAAACGACGGTCAATTTCACTGTCCTTGTCACGGGGCAGTTTTTGATGCCGAAGGGCGAGTTGTCAGCGGGCCTGCTCAGCGGGATTTGCCTCGATTTAAGGTGGTCGATGAAAAAGCAGATGAGGTACAGTTGGTTTCCGCGGCGAACAATTCCCAGACGCAGAATTTCGCGGAAACATTGAAGGCTGATTACTATGTTTTTGCGGCAGATGTTCCGGGGATTCAGCATTTGTTTAGTTTAGCCAGCGGTGAGGTGAATCCGCAGGTGCAGAGTCGGATAGAGAGTTTGAAAATAGCCGATCCGTTTGCGGTGGGTCGTTTTTGGTTCGATCGCGAATTTCCATGGGAACACAGCAATTTCAGTTCGCTTTCCGGCTACAAACTGACTGACAGCATTACGCTTTACCACAAAATTCAGGATCAGTTCATCGAGTGGAATCAGAAAACTGGCGGTAGTGTAGTGGAACTGCACGCTTATTGTTACAAGGAGAAGGAATTTCCGAACCAGCAAGTTTTATTGGCTACTTTTGAGCAAGAATTGTACGAAATTGTGCCGGAATTAAAAGAGGCAAATATGCTGCACCGGGAATTGGTAAATCAAAAGAATTTCTCTGGATATCCGCCCGGTAGTTATGCGGAAAGACCAGAAACTTGCTGCGCTGTTCCCAATCTTTTGTTTGCGGGAGATTGGGTGAAAATGCCGTTTCCGTGCGGTTTAATGGAAAGGGCGGTTAGCAGCGGTTTGTTGGCAGCTAATGCTATTTTATATCAGGAGGGTTTGCAGAGGCGATCGCTCTTGACGGTGAATCCCGAAGGCGTCTTAAAAATCTAA